ATTCTAACAACCTGTAAAAGTAAGCTCAGAAGTAAGTTATTTGCATCTACATTTCGTAGTTGTCTGTGTCCTTCAATATGAGGGAGGTCCTGGTATTGGTCCATATCATTGCGGTCACTAGTAGACAATGGAGACAAAATTGCCTCGAGGGTGGAATAGAATATTGGTGTCTTGGTGATCCATTATGAAACTCATTCATCGTCTATAAATCCTCTTGTTATTGCTTTGGAATATGCACTTGCCTGAGGTTGATTTTGGATGTGagccaaaaaattataattaaagtggatATAGATTTAACCCAAATCATTGAAAAACTAGCTTGGAATGAGAGTTAAAGAGTTCAAAACCATATATATCCGAACAACTACCAGTGGATCTCCTACTTGgagttaaaaatattattcttgtGTCATTTGTTTCAGTCACAACCTTGTCATATTTATCAATGACTTGCAACATGCCAACTTCTGCTCTTTGTTGCATTTTTGTTAGATTAAATTGGTGAACATATGAACTGGTAATAGATACTAATAGTATGTAATCACAGGCTTCTGGTTATTTACCTCTAATGAGCTTTATGTGCACTTACTAAGTGCaagagttttgatttttactCGATTGGTTTCCATAGTAGCTAATGGTCAACTGTCAAGGACTCAAGGTCACGAGCAACATTGTGTAGCTTGTCTGATTACATTTTTTGAAGGTTTGGTGATGAGTCTATTATTTGCCTCTGTAGTGAAGTGATATGCTGATTTGGGAATGAGGTTGATACCACCTAACACTCGTCTAAGTGACACAAGTTAGAAGAAAGGACCTCATATACTTCATGTCATGAAAAGCATCCACACCTTGCAGTGTATATTTAGGAAATGAATTTCATGGTAAGTTGTTAAGTTCGTGCAGGACCTGTGGTTTTAGTTTGTTGCTTGCCATTAAcggaaaataaattacttcTAGAAACATGGTTTGATGAACTTGTCCTTTACTTTTATCTCCCCCAGCCCCAATAAATGGcgatttaattattacattTACTGAAGCATCAATTTTGGACATTGTTTCCAGTGAGCATTAGTAGGGACTACAGCTGCCGACATAAATTACCACAATATTAGTTTGAGCTAACCTTAAACAGTCATTGCTTCTTCCCTCAGCCATCATTAcaataatcatgagactatgTACATAAAAATCTCTAGTCTTCACACATTTAATGAACATGATGCCCATCCGTTTCAGACGCTTATTGTCAACCATAAAGTTTCTAGTTCATCGGAGCCATTCACTCTTAGGATTGTAGGATAACTTGACATAGAACTGCTAAACACATTTCCTGTGCTGCCAATATGTTATTGCTGCAGTTGAAGCCTGTGAGTTTTATGATCATTTGATAAGATTGACAAGTGCTGAAACCATTCTTAGTGgttaatatatacatatgtggATTAGGGATAAATAGAGCTAACCCCAAATTCATCACATCTTTTGGTGCACCATCTGTTTGCTTTTGTGGCTGGCTCGGCTCAAGATTTATTATAGGTAAAAAAGAATATCCATCACTGATGCTATGTATATGGTGGGATGCCCCGTTTTCTTCACTTGTTCCTCCCGGCCCATGAACCTGTATTAGAATGTGCTTTAATTGTGACTCATTATACCTCTACAGTTGACTGTTGGGTGTAGTTTTTGTTCATCATCCAAGTTAGAGTCTTAGTCTTAGTTGTTGTCAGCCAATACCTTTTTCCGCAATTCCTCATTCTCCTTGACAACAAGATTCATCTTCTTGTGAAGTTCCATATTCTCTTGATGAATGATGTTTCCCTGTAACAAAGATTAATGATGGTATCCCCGATTCTAAACATGaacataaaatagaaactctaGCTTGTTAATTATCTAAAAGTGGACCTTCTGATTCAAGTCGTTGATCTGAGTAGTCAGAGTTTGCTCCTGCTTGAGATGAATTTATGAAAACAGAAACTTATTTGAGAATTTGTCCATATAGTTGCGCTATACATGATTTTCACTTGCCTTTTTCACACGTACACCTTTCAAGCTCGTTTCTAGCTGATTTTCCAGATTTTGGAGGTCTCTGATGTTCATTCCAGCAAGTTCCTCTCCCAAAAGCTTCCTGCAACCACAACAGAAGAGACAAATCATTTCAGATGAAAGATGAGAggtataactatattttaggAGCACATGGCCTATTTTAGTCCTACTAACTGAATTTCATTGTACAGAGCCTCTTCTACgtactccctttgttccaTGTTACTCGCACTTTCCTATTTCGGCTCGTCCCAAACTACttgcactatttttttagtaagaATTAgggtatttaattaatatattagagGTAATTAAGTATTCATTATTAAGTGATCTCCCATTATacttaaaatactaatttaattacactgaaaaaatcaatctcaaattaacgacctaaaatgaaaagtacgagtaatatgggacggagggagtatcttttatATGATGGTGCGTTTCATGCATACACATTTGTAATGTATTTTCTGTGTCTCAATATGTGCATATGCGTATTCATCTTCCTTGCGTTTACTGCATTTTCTGTCTTGAGTTTATATAACAGGACGCACTttgcaaaattatttatgttgtGACTGCAGTGATACATCATACATGCCATGTACAAGGCAATTGCAAAGAATAAACTGCAGATACTTTAAACCCCTGTACATGGGGCAGTAtttaggagtataatatatgTTCTACAATATCATCTGCCTTTCCTTTAcctataatttctttttttttttatctcttcagTATTTTATAGCTCTCCACCA
The genomic region above belongs to Salvia hispanica cultivar TCC Black 2014 chromosome 3, UniMelb_Shisp_WGS_1.0, whole genome shotgun sequence and contains:
- the LOC125208864 gene encoding MADS-box transcription factor 23-like produces the protein MGRGKIVIRRIDNSTNRQVTFSKRRNGLLKKAKELSILCDAEIGLIIFSSTGKLHDFSSTSMKSVIGRYNKVKEENYNLMNPTSEIKVWQREAENLRQQLQYLQESHRKLLGEELAGMNIRDLQNLENQLETSLKGVRVKKEQTLTTQINDLNQKGNIIHQENMELHKKMNLVVKENEELRKKVHGPGGTSEENGASHHIHSISDGYSFLPIINLEPSQPQKQTDGAPKDVMNLGLQLQQ